From Sulfuricella sp., a single genomic window includes:
- a CDS encoding c-type cytochrome gives MKPMGIATAIIGGCFMIHAPVWAESPSQAAMLSNTCAGCHGTNGTSAGPSMPTIAGMPESYLLDTMKKFKSGERPSSIMGRLAKAYSDEEIKMMTDFFAKHPFGRKKQDVDAAKVAIGKQIHDQRCKKCHMDNGRDSEDSGILAGQWKEYLQISMHEFRFGKRKMPEKMAEKVEGEGKLTPEEVEAVIHFYASQQ, from the coding sequence ATGAAACCCATGGGGATTGCAACCGCCATCATTGGCGGGTGTTTCATGATTCACGCGCCGGTATGGGCCGAAAGCCCGAGCCAGGCGGCCATGCTGTCGAACACCTGTGCCGGCTGTCACGGCACCAACGGAACCAGTGCCGGACCAAGCATGCCCACTATCGCGGGCATGCCGGAATCCTATTTGCTGGATACCATGAAGAAATTCAAGAGTGGCGAGCGTCCTTCCAGCATCATGGGGCGTCTGGCAAAAGCCTATTCGGATGAGGAAATCAAGATGATGACGGATTTCTTCGCCAAACATCCTTTCGGGCGCAAGAAGCAGGATGTGGATGCGGCCAAGGTTGCCATCGGCAAGCAGATTCACGATCAGCGCTGCAAGAAGTGTCATATGGATAATGGCCGCGATTCCGAGGATAGCGGCATTCTGGCCGGACAATGGAAAGAATACCTGCAGATCAGCATGCACGAGTTCCGTTTCGGCAAGCGCAAGATGCCCGAAAAGATGGCGGAAAAAGTCGAGGGTGAAGGAAAGCTGACACCCGAAGAGGTGGAA
- the queA gene encoding tRNA preQ1(34) S-adenosylmethionine ribosyltransferase-isomerase QueA yields the protein MPASIKQGDSPQLTLADFDFTLPDELIAQFPAEQRRHSRLLHLDAPNDALHDDFFRHLPAYLKAGDLLVFNDTRVIKARLHGSKESGGRIEVLVERVLDEHHVLAHIRASHSPQPGSALLLEGCLAVRVLEKEGALYRLEFSGDESVLDLLERHGSLPLPPYITHAPDAVDETRYQTVYAREPGAVAAPTAGLHFDAEMLAELEAMGVHIAYVTLHVGAGTFQPVRVDNIAEHRMHSECYQVPLETVGAILRARSEGGRVMAVGTTSLRALESAAADGELKAGYGETSIFITPGYQFRVVERLLTNFHLPKSTLLMLVSAFAGMDNIRRAYQHAVEQRYRFFSYGDAMLIERRQDLP from the coding sequence ATGCCTGCTTCGATCAAACAAGGCGATTCGCCTCAACTCACTTTGGCGGATTTTGACTTCACCCTGCCCGACGAGCTGATTGCCCAGTTTCCCGCCGAACAACGGCGCCACAGCCGCCTGCTGCATCTGGACGCGCCCAACGACGCGCTGCACGACGATTTTTTCCGCCACCTCCCGGCTTACCTCAAAGCAGGCGATCTGCTGGTGTTCAACGACACCCGGGTGATCAAGGCGCGCCTGCACGGCAGCAAGGAAAGCGGCGGCAGGATCGAGGTGCTGGTGGAGCGCGTCCTCGACGAGCACCATGTCCTGGCCCACATCCGCGCCAGCCATAGCCCGCAGCCGGGTTCCGCGCTGCTGCTGGAGGGCTGCCTGGCTGTCAGGGTGCTGGAGAAGGAAGGCGCGCTGTACCGGCTTGAATTTTCTGGCGACGAATCCGTGCTGGACCTGCTGGAACGCCACGGCAGCCTGCCCCTGCCGCCCTACATCACCCACGCGCCGGACGCAGTGGACGAAACGCGCTACCAGACAGTCTATGCCCGCGAGCCCGGCGCGGTTGCCGCACCCACCGCCGGGCTGCATTTCGACGCAGAGATGCTGGCCGAGCTTGAAGCCATGGGCGTGCATATCGCCTACGTCACGCTGCACGTCGGCGCAGGCACCTTCCAGCCGGTGCGGGTGGACAACATCGCCGAGCACCGGATGCACAGCGAATGCTACCAGGTGCCGCTAGAGACGGTGGGCGCGATTCTTCGCGCCAGAAGCGAGGGCGGGCGCGTCATGGCGGTCGGCACCACCTCGCTGCGCGCGCTGGAATCCGCAGCCGCGGACGGGGAACTGAAGGCCGGCTACGGCGAAACCAGCATTTTCATCACGCCCGGCTACCAGTTCCGCGTGGTGGAACGCCTGCTCACCAATTTTCACCTGCCCAAGTCCACGCTGCTGATGCTGGTGTCCGCCTTCGCCGGCATGGATAATATCCGCCGCGCCTACCAGCATGCGGTGGAACAGCGCTACCGCTTTTTCAGCTATGGCGACGCCATGCTGATCGAGAGAAGGCAAGATCTACCATAA
- a CDS encoding AAA family ATPase: protein MLLEFRIRNFRSIRDEIVISFVASKDKKLAETHLASTSIKSLAHVVRSAVVYGPNASGKSTLLQALAFMRGVVAESATTMQLGQTFNVQPFRLDAEWATQPTEFEVSFIFNGVRHQYGFSLTPERIVDEWLLVYRAAKPQQWFSRSFDEETKTSTYEFSTHLTGPRKLWQESTRPNALFLSTAAQLNSELLGPVFRWLVEQPVYFGAGLTPLPDFTTELLQTEIGKRAVRDFLTSADISISDVVSVPRQGFQQKIMFGPEGAQVTREDREMLMPQFVHKTERGSASFELHEESQGTQRLYALAAPVLDVLKHGRLLIVDELDSSLHPLLLRQLVRMFHQPELNPLGAQLLFTTHDTSLLDRTLFRRDQIWFTEKDRDQATHLYPLTDFSPRETEAWERGYLIGRYGAVPFFNESTPPAQAAS from the coding sequence ATGCTGCTCGAATTTCGAATCCGCAACTTCCGCTCAATTCGTGACGAAATAGTCATCAGTTTTGTTGCGTCCAAAGATAAAAAGCTGGCCGAAACTCATCTCGCATCGACCAGTATCAAGAGCCTGGCTCATGTGGTGCGCAGCGCCGTGGTCTATGGTCCAAACGCCAGCGGCAAGTCCACTCTGCTACAAGCGCTGGCTTTTATGCGCGGCGTTGTGGCTGAATCTGCGACCACCATGCAATTGGGGCAAACATTTAATGTGCAGCCTTTCCGTCTGGACGCTGAGTGGGCTACACAACCCACCGAGTTTGAAGTGAGTTTCATATTTAACGGGGTGCGGCACCAATATGGCTTCAGCCTGACACCAGAGCGGATCGTGGATGAATGGTTGCTGGTCTATCGTGCCGCCAAGCCGCAGCAGTGGTTCAGCCGTAGCTTTGACGAAGAAACAAAAACCTCGACTTACGAGTTCAGCACGCACCTAACCGGCCCGCGCAAGCTCTGGCAAGAATCGACTCGCCCCAACGCGCTGTTTCTTTCCACTGCCGCGCAGCTCAACAGCGAACTGTTGGGGCCCGTGTTCCGCTGGTTGGTGGAACAACCCGTATATTTCGGCGCTGGTTTGACACCGTTACCGGATTTCACCACGGAACTTCTCCAGACCGAGATTGGCAAGCGTGCAGTGCGTGATTTTCTAACCTCGGCGGACATCAGTATCAGCGATGTGGTGAGCGTACCGCGCCAAGGATTTCAGCAAAAAATAATGTTTGGCCCCGAGGGCGCGCAAGTCACGCGCGAAGATCGGGAAATGCTCATGCCTCAATTTGTCCACAAGACCGAACGCGGATCTGCCAGTTTTGAGCTGCATGAAGAATCTCAGGGTACGCAGAGGTTGTATGCCCTGGCAGCACCCGTACTCGACGTGCTCAAACATGGCCGCCTGCTGATTGTGGATGAGCTGGACAGCAGCCTGCACCCCTTGCTGTTGCGGCAGTTGGTGCGCATGTTCCACCAGCCGGAACTCAATCCACTGGGTGCGCAACTCCTTTTTACCACCCATGACACCTCGCTGCTCGACCGCACCCTGTTCCGGCGTGACCAAATCTGGTTCACTGAAAAAGACCGTGATCAAGCAACTCACCTGTATCCGCTAACCGATTTCAGCCCGCGCGAAACTGAAGCCTGGGAACGCGGTTACTTGATCGGGCGCTATGGTGCCGTGCCTTTTTTCAATGAATCCACTCCGCCAGCCCAGGCTGCAAGCTGA